The Thermococcus sp. M36 genome segment ACCTGCTGCTGTGTATAATGTTACTGTTCCGGTTGCATCTGTTAATGTTTGATTTCCGCTATAAGTTCCTGAAGTTGAAGTAGCCGTTGCACTAACTATTTTAATTAAAGTATTTTCTATAGCATTAATGTTAGTGTTTAGTTGGGCAATTGTTGTTGTTACCGGGGTAACTGTTACCCCTTTCGCTAAAGTACCACCAGGCAATGCACCAGAGTTTAAGTTAACTTCAATCATACCATTATAGCTTGT includes the following:
- a CDS encoding DUF5689 domain-containing protein encodes the protein KNLAAGNMVIQNTGTTPSGIDLYFGSTANIGAFNIGDSVEVNITGGTLTSYNGMIEVNLNSGALPGGTLAKGVTVTPVTTTIAQLNTNINAIENTLIKIVSATATSTSGTYSGNQTLTDATGTVTLYTAAG